From the Maniola jurtina chromosome Z, ilManJurt1.1, whole genome shotgun sequence genome, one window contains:
- the LOC123880119 gene encoding probable medium-chain specific acyl-CoA dehydrogenase, mitochondrial isoform X3, with product MNPLNQIVRATRPIYRKLSTTATTASAVKPIPTTGLCFELSDEQKALQDLARKFTREEIIPVAGQYDKSGEYPWPIIKKAWEVGLMNGHVPEHCGGMGLGVLESCIIADDIAFGCSGIMAAIYITEVAQTPVIIAGNKEQQKKYLGRLIDEPLVAAYGVTEPGAGSDVAGIKTKAEKKGDEWILNGQKMWITNGGVANWYFVLARTNPDPKCPASKAFTGFIVEREWPGVTPGRKEQNMGQRASDTRGITFEDVRIPKENVLIGEGAGFKIAMGAFDKTRPPVAAGATGLAARALHEATKYSLERKAFGVPIAQHQAVAFMLADMAIGVETARLAWQRAAWMVDHGQKNTVMASVAKAYASEVANKAAADAVQVFGGNGFNTEYPVEKLMRDAKIYQIYEGTSQIQRLIISREILIAAKQSN from the exons ATGAATCCTCTAAACCAA ATTGTACGTGCAACACGTCCTATTTACCGAAAATTGTCTACTACTGCAACTACAGCATCAGCCGTGAAACCTATCCCCACAACTGGTTTATGTTTTG AACTCAGCGATGAACAGAAAGCCCTGCAAGATCTTGCTCGTAAGTTCACCCGGGAAGAGATCATCCCCGTGGCCGGCCAGTACGACAAGTCCGGGGAATACCCTTGGCCAATCATCAAGAAGGCGTGGGAAGTTGGCTTAATGAACGGTCATGTGCCAGAACACTGCG GGGGAATGGGTTTAGGCGTATTGGAGAGTTGTATAATCGCTGATGACATAGCTTTCGGTTGCTCAGGGATAATGGCAGCGATATATATCACAGAAGTTGCC CAAACGCCCGTTATTATCGCTGGTAACAAGGAACAGCAGAAAAAGTATCTTGGCAGACTCATCGACGAACCATTGGTCGCT GCATACGGCGTAACAGAACCCGGGGCAGGATCAGATGTAGCAGGAATAAAAACAAAGGCAGAAAAAAAGGGTGACGAATGGATCCTCAACGGACAGAAGATGTGGATCACCAATGGAGGAGTAGCCAACTG GTATTTCGTGCTGGCAAGGACTAATCCCGACCCAAAATGCCCAGCCAGCAAGGCGTTTACTGGCTTCATCGTGGAGAGGGAATGGCCTGGAGTAACTCCCGGGcgtaaa GAACAAAACATGGGACAACGCGCTTCGGATACTCGTGGCATCACTTTCGAAGACGTACGCATTCCCAAAGAGAATGTTCTGATCGGAGAGGGCGCTGGTTTCAAGATCGCTATGGGTGCCTTCGATAAGACACGGCCACCG GTGGCAGCTGGCGCCACAGGCTTGGCAGCCCGCGCTCTTCACGAGGCGACCAAGTACTCGCTGGAACGCAAGGCATTCGGAGTGCCGATCGCCCAACACCAGGCCGTAGCGTTTATGTTGGCTGACATGGCCATCGGCGTCGAAACTGCACGTCTAGCCTGGCAACGCGCCGCCTGGATGGTCGACCACG GTCAGAAGAACACGGTCATGGCATCAGTGGCCAAGGCGTACGCGTCGGAAGTAGCCAATAAGGCAGCCGCCGATGCTGTCCAAGTGTTTGGAGGAAACGGCTTCAATACTGAGTACCCCGTCGAGAAACTTATGCGTGACGCAAAAATCTACCAGATTTATGAAGGCACATCCCAAATTCAGAGACTCATTATATCAAGGGAGATCCTGATTGCTGCCAAACAAAGCAACTAA
- the LOC123880119 gene encoding probable medium-chain specific acyl-CoA dehydrogenase, mitochondrial isoform X2 produces MNPLNQIVRATRPIYRKLSTTATTASAVKPIPTTGLCFELSDEQKALQDLARKFTREEIIPVAGQYDKSGEYPWPIIKKAWEVGLMNGHVPEHCGGLDVGVFDGCLVAEELAFGCTGIMTALEASGLGQTPVIIAGNKEQQKKYLGRLIDEPLVAAYGVTEPGAGSDVAGIKTKAEKKGDEWILNGQKMWITNGGVANWYFVLARTNPDPKCPASKAFTGFIVEREWPGVTPGRKEQNMGQRASDTRGITFEDVRIPKENVLIGEGAGFKIAMGAFDKTRPPVAAGATGLAARALHEATKYSLERKAFGVPIAQHQAVAFMLADMAIGVETARLAWQRAAWMVDHGQKNTVMASVAKAYASEVANKAAADAVQVFGGNGFNTEYPVEKLMRDAKIYQIYEGTSQIQRLIISREILIAAKQSN; encoded by the exons ATGAATCCTCTAAACCAA ATTGTACGTGCAACACGTCCTATTTACCGAAAATTGTCTACTACTGCAACTACAGCATCAGCCGTGAAACCTATCCCCACAACTGGTTTATGTTTTG AACTCAGCGATGAACAGAAAGCCCTGCAAGATCTTGCTCGTAAGTTCACCCGGGAAGAGATCATCCCCGTGGCCGGCCAGTACGACAAGTCCGGGGAATACCCTTGGCCAATCATCAAGAAGGCGTGGGAAGTTGGCTTAATGAACGGTCATGTGCCAGAACACTGCG GTGGTTTGGATGTGGGTGTCTTTGACGGGTGTTTGGTGGCAGAGGAGTTGGCCTTTGGGTGCACTGGTATAATGACGGCTCTGGAAGCCAGTGGCCTCGGA CAAACGCCCGTTATTATCGCTGGTAACAAGGAACAGCAGAAAAAGTATCTTGGCAGACTCATCGACGAACCATTGGTCGCT GCATACGGCGTAACAGAACCCGGGGCAGGATCAGATGTAGCAGGAATAAAAACAAAGGCAGAAAAAAAGGGTGACGAATGGATCCTCAACGGACAGAAGATGTGGATCACCAATGGAGGAGTAGCCAACTG GTATTTCGTGCTGGCAAGGACTAATCCCGACCCAAAATGCCCAGCCAGCAAGGCGTTTACTGGCTTCATCGTGGAGAGGGAATGGCCTGGAGTAACTCCCGGGcgtaaa GAACAAAACATGGGACAACGCGCTTCGGATACTCGTGGCATCACTTTCGAAGACGTACGCATTCCCAAAGAGAATGTTCTGATCGGAGAGGGCGCTGGTTTCAAGATCGCTATGGGTGCCTTCGATAAGACACGGCCACCG GTGGCAGCTGGCGCCACAGGCTTGGCAGCCCGCGCTCTTCACGAGGCGACCAAGTACTCGCTGGAACGCAAGGCATTCGGAGTGCCGATCGCCCAACACCAGGCCGTAGCGTTTATGTTGGCTGACATGGCCATCGGCGTCGAAACTGCACGTCTAGCCTGGCAACGCGCCGCCTGGATGGTCGACCACG GTCAGAAGAACACGGTCATGGCATCAGTGGCCAAGGCGTACGCGTCGGAAGTAGCCAATAAGGCAGCCGCCGATGCTGTCCAAGTGTTTGGAGGAAACGGCTTCAATACTGAGTACCCCGTCGAGAAACTTATGCGTGACGCAAAAATCTACCAGATTTATGAAGGCACATCCCAAATTCAGAGACTCATTATATCAAGGGAGATCCTGATTGCTGCCAAACAAAGCAACTAA
- the LOC123880119 gene encoding probable medium-chain specific acyl-CoA dehydrogenase, mitochondrial isoform X1, whose protein sequence is MNPLNQIVRATRPIYRKLSTTATTASAVKPIPTTGLCFELSDEQKALQDLARKFTREEIIPVAGQYDKSGEYPWPIIKKAWEVGLMNGHVPEHCGGMGNFGVFDECLIADEFAFGCTGICTAIGSSGLGQTPVIIAGNKEQQKKYLGRLIDEPLVAAYGVTEPGAGSDVAGIKTKAEKKGDEWILNGQKMWITNGGVANWYFVLARTNPDPKCPASKAFTGFIVEREWPGVTPGRKEQNMGQRASDTRGITFEDVRIPKENVLIGEGAGFKIAMGAFDKTRPPVAAGATGLAARALHEATKYSLERKAFGVPIAQHQAVAFMLADMAIGVETARLAWQRAAWMVDHGQKNTVMASVAKAYASEVANKAAADAVQVFGGNGFNTEYPVEKLMRDAKIYQIYEGTSQIQRLIISREILIAAKQSN, encoded by the exons ATGAATCCTCTAAACCAA ATTGTACGTGCAACACGTCCTATTTACCGAAAATTGTCTACTACTGCAACTACAGCATCAGCCGTGAAACCTATCCCCACAACTGGTTTATGTTTTG AACTCAGCGATGAACAGAAAGCCCTGCAAGATCTTGCTCGTAAGTTCACCCGGGAAGAGATCATCCCCGTGGCCGGCCAGTACGACAAGTCCGGGGAATACCCTTGGCCAATCATCAAGAAGGCGTGGGAAGTTGGCTTAATGAACGGTCATGTGCCAGAACACTGCG GGGGCATGGGAAACTTTGGCGTTTTCGACGAGTGTTTAATCGCTGACGAGTTTGCCTTCGGATGCACTGGTATTTGTACAGCCATTGGCAGTTCAGGTCTAGGA CAAACGCCCGTTATTATCGCTGGTAACAAGGAACAGCAGAAAAAGTATCTTGGCAGACTCATCGACGAACCATTGGTCGCT GCATACGGCGTAACAGAACCCGGGGCAGGATCAGATGTAGCAGGAATAAAAACAAAGGCAGAAAAAAAGGGTGACGAATGGATCCTCAACGGACAGAAGATGTGGATCACCAATGGAGGAGTAGCCAACTG GTATTTCGTGCTGGCAAGGACTAATCCCGACCCAAAATGCCCAGCCAGCAAGGCGTTTACTGGCTTCATCGTGGAGAGGGAATGGCCTGGAGTAACTCCCGGGcgtaaa GAACAAAACATGGGACAACGCGCTTCGGATACTCGTGGCATCACTTTCGAAGACGTACGCATTCCCAAAGAGAATGTTCTGATCGGAGAGGGCGCTGGTTTCAAGATCGCTATGGGTGCCTTCGATAAGACACGGCCACCG GTGGCAGCTGGCGCCACAGGCTTGGCAGCCCGCGCTCTTCACGAGGCGACCAAGTACTCGCTGGAACGCAAGGCATTCGGAGTGCCGATCGCCCAACACCAGGCCGTAGCGTTTATGTTGGCTGACATGGCCATCGGCGTCGAAACTGCACGTCTAGCCTGGCAACGCGCCGCCTGGATGGTCGACCACG GTCAGAAGAACACGGTCATGGCATCAGTGGCCAAGGCGTACGCGTCGGAAGTAGCCAATAAGGCAGCCGCCGATGCTGTCCAAGTGTTTGGAGGAAACGGCTTCAATACTGAGTACCCCGTCGAGAAACTTATGCGTGACGCAAAAATCTACCAGATTTATGAAGGCACATCCCAAATTCAGAGACTCATTATATCAAGGGAGATCCTGATTGCTGCCAAACAAAGCAACTAA